CCCACGACGGGCTGGGGACTCCAGGGCAATCCGATCCATGCCGTCTCTTCCACCTCGACGCGCCGGTCGTTTAGGGAACGGCGGTGCCAGTAGGGCCGGGTGAGCCGGGCATCGGACGGAACGGATACCCGCCATGCCTCTACCACGCTTTCGTTGTACCCGATGTCCACGGTCGGCCCGGCGGGTTCGGCCATGGCCGGATCGGATGCGGCGGTCCATCCAACCGGGACGTCCAGGCCGAGGTGCGTGACACGGACAGGCCTCGTACTGCGGTTCAACAGCACAAGGTTCATGCCAAGCGTACCTCCCGGAACTACCCGGTCGTCGACGGCAAGCACTTCGAAGGCGATGCCGAGGGCCAGGGCCGCCACGTTGGTGAAGTCTGCTTCCTTCCGGTCAAGGAGAAAGAGGATGTCGGCCAGCGCACTACGCGGCAACGGGCTTTGAACGAGGTCTACCCGGAGCGCCCGGATGATCCGCAGGCCTTCCAGCACCGGATTGAGCAGGGCGGGGGGATCCAGCGGCCGGTAGGCGTCCACGGCCGCACGGGCCAGCGTGTCCAGCCGGCCGAGCCGGGCGGCGAATCCCGGGACCGCTTCGGCATCCGGACCGGCCATGGCGCGTAGGCGCATGAAGGTCGTGTCCAGTCCGTCGAAGAGGTGGTTGTCCCCGTCCGCATCCGCCATGCCCGAGCGGGCGACCAGCTTGATCTTGGTGGTCGCCGGGCCCTTGGGCTGGAGGGTCCCCATGTCCTGGGAGCGATGCATGCTGCGGCCCGCCAGGCCGAGTTCCCTGTACGACCGGTCCAGTACGGGGCTGTAGGACCCCACGTCGACCAGGAGGGAATCGATGCTGTCGAAGGCGGCCCGCGTGTTGTTGATGTACAGCTTCCGGGCCTGCCAGGGACGTAGCCCGTCCTGCAGGTGCTCCGGGAATCGGTCCGGGTCGGCGGCAGCGTAAAAGGCTTCGCGGGTGATCCTCCCGGACGCCTGGTGATGGCCGTGTCCGTCGCGAGGCGAATCGGCGAAGACGGACACGATCACGTCGGGACGAAAGCGGCGTATGACGCGCACCACGTCCGACAGCAGCATTCCATCCCGGTTCCAATATTCCAGGGTTTCCTCGGCCGATTTGGAAAAACCGAAGTCGTAGGTCCGCGTAAAGAACTGCTCCGCACCGTCGAACCGGCGGGCGCTCAGCAGCTCTTCCGTCCGGATCACGCCGATGGCGTCGTACAGTTCGGGTCCAATGAGGTTCTGGCCGCCTTCGCCCCGGTTGAGCGAAAGGTAGGCGGTCCGTGCGTGCAGCCCACGGCTTACATAGGCTACCAGTGCGCTGTTTTCGTCATCGGGATGGGCGCCGGTGTGCAGCAGGCTGGCGACGACGGGCAGGCGCAGCACGGCCTGGGCCAGCGTGGCCATTCCCTTGCCGTCGGGCACGGACCGGACAGTGCCGGAGGGATCGGCGGCGACTCGGGAGGCGGTGCAGGCGAGCAGGATGAAAAATATGATACGTGTATACATGGGTGGCCCCAATCGAATGGAACGACAGATACCGCGGAGATGCCGGCCAGGCCTGTCCCGGCTTTGACCAGCCCGGACCTGACCGGCCGGATTGCCGTACGGCCGTGGCATCGGTCCGGTCAGGCTTCCGGCAGGGAGCGGCGGTACAGCCAGAGGACGCCCGCTACCACGAGGAAGAGGCCGATGAACATCCAGCCGAATTTGCGTCGGGTATCGACTTCGGTGCGGGCGGTATCCACCTCCTTCTGAATGCGCGGGTAGATCTGTTCCAGTGAATCGACGACGGCGACCATTTCTTCGAGCACGAATACGTGGGAGGCCCGCTCGATATAGGCATCTCGCGCCAGGGACGCCTGCGCCAGAATCATGTCGACCGGAACGCCCGCCGAGCGGATCTCCTCCGCCGCCAGACGGAACGCGTTGACGGGTTCGAGTCCCCGGTCGGTCAGGGCGATGAATTCGTCCATGATTTCCTGCTCGTGACAGTCTTCGCAGTTGTCGGGTATGGAAATCAGGGACGCCTGGGGATAGATCACCTCGTGGTTCTCGTGGCAGTCCACGCAGTTGGGCCAGAAATCCCCCTCGAGGCCATGGGGGCTGGGTACGTAGTTGACCATCTGGACCTGATGACACTCGCCGCACAGCTCATGAATGACATACGGATCGGGCAGCCCTACGAAATCCCGTTCGACGGCGTGCGCTTCGTCCTCCACCATGGTGGCGGGATTCCCGCCGTGGCAGTCCTGGCAGGAAATGCCAGCGGGACGGTGCGCGCTTCGCTGCCATTCGGCCACCGGCAGGCTCATGTCCTCGTCGTCCAGGCCGGCGTGACAAGAGACACAGGTGTTGGTCGCCGCGGCCGGCTGTGCTGAAGCGGAACCGGCGGGCGTCCAGAAGAGGAACAAGGACGTCAGAAGAACGAGCGCGGCCTTCGCGGGATATCCCGCGGTTTGGTCGGACTGGGGGCGTCCCGCTCCAGCGCGCGGCAGATGTCCGGCATGCTTCCCGTCGCTCATTCCGTCCCCTCGCTGCCGATGTCCGGTTCGGCCGCCGGTTCCTCGACGGTCGCGATGGCGTGGGGCCAGCCGTAGATGTCGAAATGGTACCTCGTGCCCATGATAGTCATTTCCGTTTCCGAGATCTTGCCGAGCAGCGCGAGGACGATGTTGAGGACGATGAAGAAGATGCCGAGAGACGTCGCTATGGGCCGGCGGGACGGTTTGCGGGACGGTGTCCTGTCCCAGAAGGGCAACAGGCAGATGGCCAGGACCACTAGGCCGGACCCGATGATACCGATGGTTTTCGGGAGGTATTTCAGCGCCTGGTAGGAGGAAAGGAAATACCATTCCGGCTTGACGCCGACCGGCGTGTTGAAGGGATCGGCCTTTTCGTGCAACGGCAGGGGGTAGTATATGATCATGAAGATCATCGACGCCAGGACCAGCAATACCACGATGGCTTCTTTCATCACGTGCTGGGGGTAGAAAGGCTTGCCGCCGGCTTTCGTCAGTTCTTCCGGCGTCTTCTCCGGCACGTCCGTTCCTTCGAGCGGCGAGATGCCCTTGTACCGGATAAGGATCAGGTGCACGGCCACCAGGGCGACGAACACCCAGGGCAGCAGCACGACGTGAAGCATGAAGAAGCGGGTGAGGGTCACGTCGGAAATGATCTCTCCGCCCCGCATGAGAATCAGCAGCTGCTCGCCGATGACCGGGGTCGCGGCGGCGATTTCCGTACCCACGGTCGTTCCCCAGTAGGAGAGCTGATCCCACGGCAGGAGATAGCCCGTAAAACCGAAGGCCAGGGTCACGACCAGCAGGCCGAATCCGAAGAGCCAGGTAAGCTCCCTGGGTTTCTTGTATCCACCGTAAAAGAATACACGCACCGAGTGAAGAAGCAGGAAGGCGATCATGAAATTGGCGCCGTAGGTATGCACCTGGCGCATGAGCCAGCCGAAGCGCACTTGCTCCATGATGTACCTGACGCTTTCGTAGGCCGTATCGGCCGACGCCTCGTAATAGATCATCAGGAAGACGCCCGAGACGGCCTGGGAAAGAAAGAACATCAGGGTGACCGTCCCGAAGGAAAACAGCCAGTTGAGATGGCGGGGCACGGGCTTGGTCAGCTGGCGGCGGCAGAAGTCGACGACGACCGATATTTCCACGCGGTCATCGAGCCAGTTGTACACCCCGTTGGACAGGCGTCTGATCATAGTGGCTGGTTTCATGCTCCGCGTGGGAAGGGTCGTCCGGACACCGATGGTTACGCGCCGATGATGATCTTGTCGTCGGTGACGGACAGTTCAACCGCGGTCAGGGGGGCGGGGATCGGTCCGCCCTGGACGCTGCCGTCCGTGCCGAATTTGCCGCCGTGACAGGGACAGACCAGGCTCCGCGTTCCGCCCTCCCACTTGACGACGCAACCCAGGTGGGGACATACGGCGTTGAAGGCGACGTAACCGTCGGATGTGTTCACCACGATGGTCGGCCGACCCCGGTAGATCACCGTCATGGCCGTACCCGGAGGAACGGACGCCCGGTCGATTTCGACCCGGCTGCTGCCCTCGGCCTCGGGGGGCGGCTCGATGTAACGGATGAGAGGATAGGCGGCCATCAGGGAACCGATACCGCCCAGCACGCCAAGGCATCTCTGCAGGAATCGGCGGCGGCGGACCGGGTCGGGACGCGTCTTCCGGGGTGTTTTACCGGACTTCTTTCCGGGTACCGCAGACCCGGGTGGCTTCTGTGACGAGGACATGTACATTAACCCGTACTGACGTGGCTTCTGGTCATGCGTAGAGTAAGGACCGCCGGCCTGATTGTCAACCTCTTTCGGGGGTTCCGGCGGACGCGCGGCCGTCCCGAATCGGCTTGACACGCCGGGATAAAAGGGCGTACCTATTCAGGTACCATGACCGCTTCACCTTACAGAACGGTCCTGCCGCTCCTGGCGGCGGCAACCCTGGCGTGTATTCCCGGATGCACCGCGTCTTCCCTCTCCGTCCGTTTCGACATCCATCGGTCGCCCCTGCTCGGCCTCCCCGACCAAGACGCGACGATAGCCTTCCTGGGTTTCAACGGGACCGACCTGGCCCTGAACAACCTGACCGGGTATCTGTTCGCCCGCGCCCTGGTATCGGATTCCACGCTGGCGGCGATAGAAATGAGACCGGTGCTTCGGACGCTGGCGCGTCATCCCCACGAGGCCGGACAGGTCTCCGATTCTCTCGCGCTGGTCGTGGGAAGAGAAATGAACGCCGGAATCGCGGTGGTCGGCGATCTCGACAGGGCTTATACGGAAGAGTACGGAGAGGTAAAGGTCTTTCGAGAGGAAGAGACCGTCGGGGTGAGACTGGGAGGATCCAACGTCCGCGTCATAAACAAGGCCTATGTCCTGCCGCATATCGACCAGACAGCGGCCGTTACGACCACGCTCAGGGTCTACGGAGTCAGATCGAAGATGCTGATCGGCAGCTATACCGTCACGGAATCCCAATCCTACCGCACGGTACTGCCCGAACCCGTCGAAGCGCCGCCGGAGGGAGCCGTCTCCGTCGAGTTCGTGTCGCCGATGCTGACCGAAGTTCTGGCCAGGCGCATCGTGGACCGGCTGATGGCTTCCCTGGTCCGGGAACAGATTCAGGTTACCCGCCGGCTCATCGCTACCCCTGACCGCCGGGCCCTCTCCGCGGCGCGGGGGGGAGACTGGTCCCGGGCGGTAACGATCTGGGAAGGTACCGTGGCGGAGGACCCGCACGACGCGGCGGCGTGGAACAACCTAGCGGTCGCCTATGAAAGGTCCGGCCGCAGGGGCGATGCCGAGGCAGCCTACCATAACGCTCTGTCCGCGAGCCCCGGCGACAGGACGATAAGGTCCAACAACCGGGCATTCGGACGCGCCGCGGACGACAGGTCGGACCGGTGAGCCGGGAGCGGTCTCGCGATGGCTGTCCGGATCGTGAAACCGGCGGGGGGTCCGCGCGCCGCGCTGCGTGATCGCGCTACCCGATCCGGACCATCCGGTTCCCCACGGCCGATTCGTAGATTCCATCCAGGATTTGCATGATCTCGACGCCTTGTTCGCCCGTCGACATCGGCGTGCGCCCGGCCCGGATGCAGTCCACGAAATGGGCGATCTCGGCCGCGATGCAGTCCGACCATTCCCGCGGCGTATAGGCGGGCGTGATATCCACCTGTTCACCGTGCAGGTCGGTATAAACGGTCAAATCGTTGCCCGTGATCTCGGCGCCGCCCCGGGTGCCCATCAGCTTGACGTAGGATCCCTCCGTGCGAACGTGGGAGGCCCAGCTCGTCTCCGCAACGAGCGTGGCATCGCCCTCGAACCGGATGAAGGCCGCCGCGAGGTCTTCCACGTCGAAGACGCCTTCCACCACGCCGCTCAGCCGGGTATAGGCGGCGCCCACGACAGACGCGGGGCGCGGGTTTCCCATGAGCCAGCGCGTGAGATCGATCATATGGACGCCGAGGTCGATCAACGGGCCGCCTCCGGCCTGGGACTTGCGGGTGAACCAGGTTCCCGTTCCGGGAATGCCGCTCCGCCTCAGCCATCCGGTTTTGGCGTAGTAGATCTCGCCCAGCACGTCCTGCTCGACGAGCTTCTTCAGGATCTGCGTCTCGGTACGAAACCGGTTGTTCAGGGCGATCATCAGGTACCGGCCGCTGCGCCGGGCGGCGGCGACCATGTCCCACGCCTGGGCGGCGTTCAGCGCCATGGGTTTTTCGCACAGCACGTGGGCGCCGGCGTCCAGGACATCGATGGTCACGGGGGCGTGGAGAAAATTAGGGAGACAGACGCTGACGAGATCGGGTTCCAGGGCGAAGAGGTCCCGGTAGTCGGTAAACGCGTGGGGCACGTCGTGTTCCGACGCGGTCCGCTCGACCAGTTCCGTATCCAGGTCGGCCAGTCCCACGACTTCCACCCGGTCGTTCTTCAGGTAACCGGCGAGATGAGCCTGCCCCAGCCCCAGTCCGATCACGCCAACGGTCGTTCTGTCGTTCATCCGCTCCCCGTCCCGGTCCGGCGGCTACTTGCCGCCGCGGTAGGCGATCAGGTCGATCTCGATGCCGGCGTTCAGCACGACACCGGACTGGATGGTGGAACGGGCCGGCGGATCGCCCGTGTAATAGGACCGGTACACCTCATTCATGGCGGAGAAGTCATTCAGGTCGCTCAGAAACACCGTGGCCTTGACGACGTCGTCCATGGTCAATCCGGACTTGGCCAGCGCCTTCTGCAGGTTGTCCATGACCATTTTCGTTTCCGCTTCGATGCCGCCGGGGATAATCCGGCCCCGGACGGCCGCGATCTTGCCGGAAAGGAACACGAAGTCGCCCGCTTCGATGGCCTCGCTGTAGTTCTGGCCGGGCGCGATGGCCTTGCGGCCGCGGTCGTCCTGCGACTGGGCGGGCAGCACGGCGTAACCCAGGGAAACGGCGGCGACGACCAGCGCCGTGAAACCGGCGAAAAACCACTTGGAAACGACGATACTGAACTCGACCGTTTCTTCGCTTTTATTGCCGCGCAGTCGAATGATCGAACCCATGATACCCTCCTCTGATTTTGGTTGACACTATACGCCTCCGGCATTATCTTTATAGTCTATGACCAAAAAATCAAGTAGTATTAGGAAAAGGATGGATATGTCTACGAGCCCGATTGTATGCATGGTCCGCCTGCAGTTGCCTCTTCGGACCCGGGACTCGATAAAACCAGATTGAAACGAAGGAAAATGCACCGTCAGAGTGCATTTTTTTTTGTCCGCCTTTTCATCTCCATGGAAGGTCAGGGTCGCATGCAGGAAAGCTTGAGAGCGCTGTTGGAATTGCAGAAGACGGATCAGGACCTGCACGAGCTCGAACAATTCAAGGTAGACATTCCCAGTCAGTTGGAGACGATGCGCACCGTCCGGGCCGAGGCGGAAACCAGGCTGGCGGATCAGGAAACGAAGGTCGCGGACATCGAAAAAGACCGGCGTCAGCACGAACGGAACCTGCAGGCCGCCCAGGAACAGGTCAAGAAGTACCAGGGACAGCTCTACAGCGTAAAGACCAACAAGGAGTACGACGCCCTCCAGACGGAGATCCAGGCGCAGAAGACCCTCATCTCGGAGTTCGAAGATGCGATTCTGCAGCTGATCACCGAGGCCGAGGCGGAGAGCGAAACGCTGGAGACCATGCGCGGGGAGACCGAATCGCTGATCGAGCGCTTCGACGAAGAGCGCGCGGCGCTCGAGTCCAGGCTTTCGGCGGTGGACGAAGACATCGCCGTCAAAATGGATGAGCGAAAGAGAATGTCCATGCGCGTGGAGAACCAGATCCTCAAGGTATACGACCGCATTCGGCGGAACCTGCGCGGGATGACCGTCGTACCCGTAAAGAAAGGGGCCTGCTCCGGCTGTTTCCACGTGATTCCATTGCAGGTCATACTGCAGATCCGCCAGGGACACCGGCTGATTTCCTGTGAAAGCTGCGGTCGGATCCTGATCATGGAAGAAGGCCTGGAGTACTGAAACCCCTCTGACCGCAACGCGCCGCCCGGCGCGCCCGTCCCCGTATCTCCCACGCCGGGGTTGAAACGCGTCGCGCAATCAGGTATATTAACGGGGTAAAACGTTCCAAGTCGTCCAGGCGATCGCGCTCGCCGATGGGCGGGCGAGGAAAGTCCGAGCACCACAGGGCAGGATGCCTGCTAACGGCAGGGGGCAGTGATGCCACGGAAAGTGTCACAGAAAACACACGGCCGATCCCTTCGGGGAGGCAAAGGTGAAAAGGCGAGGTAAGAGCTCACCGCGGTCCGGGCAACCGGTCCGGCAGGACAAACCCCATCTGGTGCAAGACCGAATAGGAGAGGAGAGACGGCCCGTCTCGCCCGCCGGGAAACCGGAGACTCTCGGGTAAGGTCGCAAGAGGCGGCTGGCGACAGTCGTCCCAGATAGATGATCGCCACCTTCACCGCGAAGGCACAGAACTCGGCTTACGGACGGCTTGGACGTTTTACGGTACCTGGCTTCTCCGCATCCGCCTGAATGGCCAGGCGCCACGCTCACCTTCAACTTCAACATCCGGTCTGGTCCATGAACAGCCGCTGGGTCCTACACGACGAACATCCCGATGTTCCCCGGATGATGGAGTTGATCAACGTCCCGCGCGTGATCGCGCAGATCCTGCTCAACCGGGGCGTCTCGACCTTCGACGACGCCCGGCATTTCCTGAAGCCCACCCTGGATGACCTGCACAGTCCCTTTCTCATGGCGGACATGGACCTGGCCGTGGAGCGGATCGCCGACGCCATCGAACGGCGCGAGCACATCATGGTCTTCGGGGACTATGACGTGGACGGCACGACGGCGACGACCCTGCTGTACCTGACGATCAAACTGCTGACGGACGAAATCTCCTCTTACATACCCAATCGCATGACGGATGGGTACGGACTGTCCATAGAAGGGTTGCAGGAAGCCAGAAGCCGCGGCGTAACACTGATCCTGGCCGTCGACTGCGGGATCACCGCGCACGCGGAGGTGGACCGGGCCCGCGAGATGGGGATCGACGTCGTCATCATCGACCATCACGTCCCGGGCGATACCCTTCCGAACAGCGTCGCCATTCTGAACCCCAAGCGGGCCGACTGCGGGTACCCGTTCAAAGAGCTCTGCGGCGTCGGACTGGCGTACAAGGTGGCGCAGGCGCTGGCCGAGCATGTCGGACTGCCGGAGAACGCGGTGTATACGCACATGGACCTCGTGGCCCTAGGCACGACGGCGGACATCGTCCCCCTGCGCGACGAGAACCGGGTGCTGACCAAGTACGGACTGGACATGATGCAGCAGACGCACAAGTCGGGCCTGCAGGCGCTGCTCGACGTGGCGGGCCTGCGGGAGAAGGAACTCTCGACGGGACACATGCTCTTCATGCTCGCGCCCCGCATCAACGCCGCCGGCCGCATGGGCGACGCCACGCGCGTGGTCCGCCTGCTGATTACCGAAGACCAGCAGGAAGCGGCGGACCTGGCCAGGGAGTTGAACGAGGAGAACCAGCGAAGGCGCAAGGAGGACACCCTCACCTTCGAAGCGGCCAGGGACGTCGTGGAGAAGGATCCGTTTCTCCGGGAGGCCAAGGGCCTCGTACTCGCTTCGGACACCTGGCATCCCGGCATCATCGGCATCGTCGCGTCCCGCATGGTGGAGGCCTTCAACCGGCCGGTCGTCATGATTTCGACGGCAGGCGAGAAGGGACGGGGATCGGCGCGGACCGTGGGCGACTTTCACCTGTACAACGCCATCAAGGAGTGCTCCGACCTGCTGATCCAGTTCGGCGGGCACCATCACGCGGCGGGCCTTTCCATCGAAAAGGACCGCATCGAGGCGTTCAGGCACAAGTTCCACGAGGTGGTGGCCGCGCGCGCAACCCCGGCGGACTTCGTCCCCCGGCTCGAAATCGATTCGGAAATCGAGCTCGACGAGGTTACCCCGCGCATGATCAAGCTCATGAAGATGCTCGGGCCCTTCGGTCCGGCAAACACCCACCCGGTTCTCGTGTCGCGCAACCTGAGCCTCGTGGGTTCCACAAGGACCATCGGCGTGGAGAAAAAACACCTGAAATTCAGGGTAAGGCAGAATGGCCGCGTCATGGAGGCCATCGGATTCGGCATGGCGGACTACGCCGAGCGAGTCAACGATAGCCGGGACCAACTCGACCTGGCCTTTACCCTCGAGGAAAATACCTTCCGGGGCGAAACCAGCCTCCAGCTGCGCATAAAAGACATAAAGACCGCCACGGTCTAGCCGCCATTCCCGCTATGAAGCTACTCGATCGTTTCCTCGACGGCGACCGGATCGCCCTGTCCCGCGTCATCACCCTGTTGGAAAACGACGGAGACCGGCGTTCCGCCATACTGGACTTGCTGTATCCCCGGTCCGGAAAAGCCCGCCGTATCGGCGTTACGGGGCCGCCCGGGGTCGGCAAGAGTACCCTTACGGACCGCCTGACGTCCTCTTTGCGCAAGAACGGACGCACCGTGGGCGTCATTGCCGTGGACCCGACCAGTCCCTTCAGCGGCGGGGCGCTGCTCGGCGACCGGCTTCGCATGCAGAGTTCATGGGACGACCCGGAAGTCTACGTGCGCAGCCAGGCCGACCGAAGCCACGCCGGCGGCCTGTCCGAGGCGACCCCGCACGCCATGACGGCCCTTGACGCCTTCGGCAAAGAAGTTATCATTGTGGAGACCGTGGGCGTGGGGCAATCCGCCCTCGACGTGTCCGAAGTCAGCGATACCACCGTCGTCCTGCTCACTCCGGAATCGGGCGACAGCATACAGGCCATGAAGGCCGGGCTGATGGAAATCGCCGACGTGCTGGTCGTGAACAAAGAAGACCGGGAAGGAGCCGGCCGGTTCGCCTCCGAACTCCAGATGATCGTGGACATGCGGCGCTGGGGCGACGGCTGGAAACCGCCCGTCCTCCGGGTCAGCGCGCGGGACAATACCGGGATGGACGGCCTGTACGAACAACTGGCCGCCCATGGAGACTACCTCTCCGGCGAGGGCCGGCTGGAGAAGCGGAGGCTCCGCCAGGGCCGTTCGGCCATACAGCGGGCGCTCGGCGAATTGTGGCGCGGCAGGCTGACGGAGCTTCGCGACGGGGACGACACGCTCGACCGCCTTTCCGAACGCGTGGCCCGCAGGGAAATCCAGCCCTTCGCGGCCGCCCGGGAAATCATGGACAGCCTGTCGATATGACGTGGAGGTGTCTGAGCCCGCGCGGGTTCGCGGGCCGGGGAATACGATCGACCGCGGTTTCGCGGGTTGAGAGAGTTCGATCATGGCAGAAAACATTCGCGTGCTCGTAGCCAAACCGGGCCTGGACGGCCATGACCGCGGCGCGAAGGTGGTGGCCAGCGCGCTCAGGGACGCCGGTATGGAGGTGATCTACACCGGGCTCCGGCAAACGCCCGAAATGATCGTGGAGGCGGCCATCCAGGAGGACGTGGACGTGGTCGCCCTCAGCATCCTGTCGGGCGCCCACATGACCATTTTCCCCCGCGTGATGAACCTGCTGCGGGAAAAGGGCGTCCTTCACATGCTGCTCACCGGCGGCGGGATCATTCCCAAAGCCGATGCGGAGGAACTTGCG
This genomic window from Gemmatimonadota bacterium contains:
- the meaB gene encoding methylmalonyl Co-A mutase-associated GTPase MeaB, with the translated sequence MKLLDRFLDGDRIALSRVITLLENDGDRRSAILDLLYPRSGKARRIGVTGPPGVGKSTLTDRLTSSLRKNGRTVGVIAVDPTSPFSGGALLGDRLRMQSSWDDPEVYVRSQADRSHAGGLSEATPHAMTALDAFGKEVIIVETVGVGQSALDVSEVSDTTVVLLTPESGDSIQAMKAGLMEIADVLVVNKEDREGAGRFASELQMIVDMRRWGDGWKPPVLRVSARDNTGMDGLYEQLAAHGDYLSGEGRLEKRRLRQGRSAIQRALGELWRGRLTELRDGDDTLDRLSERVARREIQPFAAAREIMDSLSI
- a CDS encoding cytochrome bc complex cytochrome b subunit; the encoded protein is MIRRLSNGVYNWLDDRVEISVVVDFCRRQLTKPVPRHLNWLFSFGTVTLMFFLSQAVSGVFLMIYYEASADTAYESVRYIMEQVRFGWLMRQVHTYGANFMIAFLLLHSVRVFFYGGYKKPRELTWLFGFGLLVVTLAFGFTGYLLPWDQLSYWGTTVGTEIAAATPVIGEQLLILMRGGEIISDVTLTRFFMLHVVLLPWVFVALVAVHLILIRYKGISPLEGTDVPEKTPEELTKAGGKPFYPQHVMKEAIVVLLVLASMIFMIIYYPLPLHEKADPFNTPVGVKPEWYFLSSYQALKYLPKTIGIIGSGLVVLAICLLPFWDRTPSRKPSRRPIATSLGIFFIVLNIVLALLGKISETEMTIMGTRYHFDIYGWPHAIATVEEPAAEPDIGSEGTE
- a CDS encoding ubiquinol-cytochrome c reductase iron-sulfur subunit — protein: MSSSQKPPGSAVPGKKSGKTPRKTRPDPVRRRRFLQRCLGVLGGIGSLMAAYPLIRYIEPPPEAEGSSRVEIDRASVPPGTAMTVIYRGRPTIVVNTSDGYVAFNAVCPHLGCVVKWEGGTRSLVCPCHGGKFGTDGSVQGGPIPAPLTAVELSVTDDKIIIGA
- a CDS encoding Gfo/Idh/MocA family oxidoreductase — translated: MNDRTTVGVIGLGLGQAHLAGYLKNDRVEVVGLADLDTELVERTASEHDVPHAFTDYRDLFALEPDLVSVCLPNFLHAPVTIDVLDAGAHVLCEKPMALNAAQAWDMVAAARRSGRYLMIALNNRFRTETQILKKLVEQDVLGEIYYAKTGWLRRSGIPGTGTWFTRKSQAGGGPLIDLGVHMIDLTRWLMGNPRPASVVGAAYTRLSGVVEGVFDVEDLAAAFIRFEGDATLVAETSWASHVRTEGSYVKLMGTRGGAEITGNDLTVYTDLHGEQVDITPAYTPREWSDCIAAEIAHFVDCIRAGRTPMSTGEQGVEIMQILDGIYESAVGNRMVRIG
- a CDS encoding PIG-L family deacetylase, with amino-acid sequence MYTRIIFFILLACTASRVAADPSGTVRSVPDGKGMATLAQAVLRLPVVASLLHTGAHPDDENSALVAYVSRGLHARTAYLSLNRGEGGQNLIGPELYDAIGVIRTEELLSARRFDGAEQFFTRTYDFGFSKSAEETLEYWNRDGMLLSDVVRVIRRFRPDVIVSVFADSPRDGHGHHQASGRITREAFYAAADPDRFPEHLQDGLRPWQARKLYINNTRAAFDSIDSLLVDVGSYSPVLDRSYRELGLAGRSMHRSQDMGTLQPKGPATTKIKLVARSGMADADGDNHLFDGLDTTFMRLRAMAGPDAEAVPGFAARLGRLDTLARAAVDAYRPLDPPALLNPVLEGLRIIRALRVDLVQSPLPRSALADILFLLDRKEADFTNVAALALGIAFEVLAVDDRVVPGGTLGMNLVLLNRSTRPVRVTHLGLDVPVGWTAASDPAMAEPAGPTVDIGYNESVVEAWRVSVPSDARLTRPYWHRRSLNDRRVEVEETAWIGLPWSPQPVVG
- a CDS encoding cobalamin B12-binding domain-containing protein, whose protein sequence is MAENIRVLVAKPGLDGHDRGAKVVASALRDAGMEVIYTGLRQTPEMIVEAAIQEDVDVVALSILSGAHMTIFPRVMNLLREKGVLHMLLTGGGIIPKADAEELAKLGVGKLFGPGTSTRDIIAYIREEVGRRRVEDEI
- a CDS encoding Rid family hydrolase; the protein is MGSIIRLRGNKSEETVEFSIVVSKWFFAGFTALVVAAVSLGYAVLPAQSQDDRGRKAIAPGQNYSEAIEAGDFVFLSGKIAAVRGRIIPGGIEAETKMVMDNLQKALAKSGLTMDDVVKATVFLSDLNDFSAMNEVYRSYYTGDPPARSTIQSGVVLNAGIEIDLIAYRGGK
- the recJ gene encoding single-stranded-DNA-specific exonuclease RecJ, translating into MNSRWVLHDEHPDVPRMMELINVPRVIAQILLNRGVSTFDDARHFLKPTLDDLHSPFLMADMDLAVERIADAIERREHIMVFGDYDVDGTTATTLLYLTIKLLTDEISSYIPNRMTDGYGLSIEGLQEARSRGVTLILAVDCGITAHAEVDRAREMGIDVVIIDHHVPGDTLPNSVAILNPKRADCGYPFKELCGVGLAYKVAQALAEHVGLPENAVYTHMDLVALGTTADIVPLRDENRVLTKYGLDMMQQTHKSGLQALLDVAGLREKELSTGHMLFMLAPRINAAGRMGDATRVVRLLITEDQQEAADLARELNEENQRRRKEDTLTFEAARDVVEKDPFLREAKGLVLASDTWHPGIIGIVASRMVEAFNRPVVMISTAGEKGRGSARTVGDFHLYNAIKECSDLLIQFGGHHHAAGLSIEKDRIEAFRHKFHEVVAARATPADFVPRLEIDSEIELDEVTPRMIKLMKMLGPFGPANTHPVLVSRNLSLVGSTRTIGVEKKHLKFRVRQNGRVMEAIGFGMADYAERVNDSRDQLDLAFTLEENTFRGETSLQLRIKDIKTATV
- a CDS encoding BTAD domain-containing putative transcriptional regulator; the encoded protein is MTASPYRTVLPLLAAATLACIPGCTASSLSVRFDIHRSPLLGLPDQDATIAFLGFNGTDLALNNLTGYLFARALVSDSTLAAIEMRPVLRTLARHPHEAGQVSDSLALVVGREMNAGIAVVGDLDRAYTEEYGEVKVFREEETVGVRLGGSNVRVINKAYVLPHIDQTAAVTTTLRVYGVRSKMLIGSYTVTESQSYRTVLPEPVEAPPEGAVSVEFVSPMLTEVLARRIVDRLMASLVREQIQVTRRLIATPDRRALSAARGGDWSRAVTIWEGTVAEDPHDAAAWNNLAVAYERSGRRGDAEAAYHNALSASPGDRTIRSNNRAFGRAADDRSDR
- a CDS encoding C4-type zinc ribbon domain-containing protein; its protein translation is MQESLRALLELQKTDQDLHELEQFKVDIPSQLETMRTVRAEAETRLADQETKVADIEKDRRQHERNLQAAQEQVKKYQGQLYSVKTNKEYDALQTEIQAQKTLISEFEDAILQLITEAEAESETLETMRGETESLIERFDEERAALESRLSAVDEDIAVKMDERKRMSMRVENQILKVYDRIRRNLRGMTVVPVKKGACSGCFHVIPLQVILQIRQGHRLISCESCGRILIMEEGLEY